CCAAATCCTAAATTTACTGAAAAACATATTTCTAAAGTAGAATGAATTTATCAAACTTTACTATGAGATTTCTTAATAGCAACCAACTATCACAACTCACAAGCACATGAATTTCTTTTCTACATATCCCCAATAGAACTCCTTCAATAGACCGCATATCATTAGTCTTTCAGTTTAGCTCTAACTTTCTGGGCATAAATCTTGGGGCTTCCTTTATTCTCATTTGATAATTAATCTTGAACCCAAACTCAGAGCATCAGGGAGAAAGTCTTTTGTAACTGGTCATGATGCTATGTTATCGATAAGCATAATTCCCATCAAGAAAATCACATAACAAACCTTGAAAGCTATGTTTCCTACCACTACTTGAATTTCCATTTGTTCTGCTCAGTGATAAAGTCACTAAATCACTCGGGCTGCATTTGAAAGAGAGACTGTGAGACAGAGACGGGGAGACATAaactgagagacagagacttAAGTTTCTGTATTGTGTTTAGTTTAAAGTGTATAAGACTGAGTTATGTTTTTAGTATCCTATTTGGTTTAAAATATATATGGAGAGAGAAGTcctaatttgttttcaaaaatggaTAGAATACTAGAATTaggatttaaaaaattaaatgagtatttttttttaaaaaaaggtgTTATTAAAGTTTTAGTTCCCATCCCCAAAAATTTCAGTTCTCTATGTCCCTAGTTTCTGGAGCTACTGAAGGGACTGAAATTTTGTGTCCTACGATGAAATTTTAGTTCCAGTGTTCGGCTACCAAATATGATATTGAGTCCAGTCTCCCAGTTTTAATCTCAGTCTCTGCAAACAAACGCAGCCTTAGTGACTTGACTAGAAGCAATATCAGAGGCAACAGAGAAGGGCTGTGCACCGCTGTGGCGCTGCCGGAAGAGAAGGAAGGTAAAGGCCCAAAGAGCCTGACATCATTGTTGGGAAGAGTAGCCATAGCAGAAGGAGCTGAATTTCTGGAAAGAAATGGATATAATGAAAAGGGATAAACATGCTTATACATTCAGATAAACAGGCTGGTCCACATATGCTGATGTGGCACAAAATGATGGGAGAGAGCAAGACCTTTTTTTCCCCCTCTGACAGCATCTTAGAAATTCTCTTATGTACATGTATGTATGCAACTTGTTtgatttgtttttgtttctgctgctttttccttcttttcaGGAAAAACCAAAATGGGCTCTGTGGCTACACCACTTCTGACTATTCAATTTCCTGCTACTATTACGGAAACCATCAGGAACTCCAAATTGGGTGCAAGTTTCAATAAAATCTGTAGAAGTACAGGAAAAGGAATACTCAGTTTCTCTTTTGCTGGTGGCAACCACATAGTTGGGGTTAACTTTGCAATCAAAGCAGGCAAAGGAGTATCAAATTTGAAAACTGGGCAACAAGAAGGAACTTGGGAGGAACCAGATATTGACAGTGACAGTGAATCTGATGGTGAAGATGAGGAAACTGAGGATGAGAACCTTGGATTTGAAAGCGATTGGGAGGAGGAAGAAACAAAGACTTCAGCTACTACTGTTGCAAATATAAAATCAACTGACACAAACGAGGAACATGTTAAGAGAGGTACTCCTTTTTTGATAATTAGGTCCTAGCGTAATGTTAAAGTTCAACAGTTCACCACAAAGTTGAAAACTATATTTGATTCTAGCCTTTGTTTATAACTTAAAGGGCCAATTTTCTTGTTGTTTCTCTCCTTTCATATATTTACCTTTATACAAATTGTTACCATAAGAACTTTAAGTGTAAGTGTAGTTGACACTGCCTAGTGGAACAAAGTTTTGTTGTtgttatacatttttttaaccataaaaaaaagacaagaaacaaaaatttatttttgtagCTCATTTTCATGCATGTATTAATTACCGTTTTATGTATCATGTGATTGAATTGGTTTCAAACATTGCTTTACATATTTTCTCCCTCTTTAGTGTATCTACTTGTTTCTTTTAACATGGTTGAGCTTCTACAAGTTCTTAAACATGGAAAATGTCCAACAAAATGTGCCTACAAGTAGATATTCTCATTATTGTAGAGATTGAACAGCTTTTGGACCCAGAAGAAAGAGCAATATTGCAACAGAATGTGACTCCTAACTTGGAAAAAATATCAACTGTAAGTCTGTAACTTTACATCCTTCTATCCTACTGTGCTCTTTATTTTATACCCTTGAGTTCATCTTATCATAATTTCAGGAAAAATGGATCCCTTTGCACACCCTTGCTCTGTCAATGCAGATGAGTTGCATGGATAAGCTTCTTGAAGATGGTTTTGATATTGATTTCATTAATAAGGCAAGTGTTTTATATATCGTATGAGAATGTCCATCTTTGTATGACATTCCCCTTAACAGGTAATTTGATCAAACAGGAAGGTCTCACTGCACTTCATAAGGCAATTATAGGCAAAAAAGAAGCTGTGATAAGCCATCTTTTAAGGAAAGGTGCAAGTCCTCATGTGAAGGACAAGGTGAGGAAGAAGCTTTCTTCATGCAGCCGTCGTCACATGCAAACTGCATTCTGAAGTGTGCTTTTGTGCATGTATGTTATCTTATGTTAGGTTGGAGCTACTCCACTTCATTATGCAGTTCAAGTTGGTGCCAAGCAAACTGTGAAATTATTAATCAAGTATAACGTCGATGTCAATGTTGCAGATAATGTAAGGTTTTGTTGTTCCCAATCTTGTTTTTATTCATAAAAGACGTTTCTcaattttactaatttataaaataattacaatCCTAAAATTTCAGGAAGGTTGGACTCCATTGCACGTTGCCATTCAAAGTAGAAACAGAGATATAGCAAAAATTTTGTTAGTCAATGGTGCAGATAAAACAAGGAAAACTAAGGTGATCTTATTGTTCATGACTTTGTTCCTGGACCGAATTCACTTGATTCCTAATATACTCAGAAAAATTCAGTTGGTTTTCAAAGATTCTAAATTTCAGTTTGATCCCTTCTTTTTAgggataaaagaaaaattatgaatataGAACAGGATTGGATCCCAAGCCTAGAAAGACGAGGAGGGTTGTTCGGTGTGCGACTGCCAACGTAAAACAATGTCGCATCCCAATATGGCCACGACGCAATGATGTCGTTGAAGCCATGTTGGGTTGTGTTAGGCTTGCAATAGCCAACATAAAACAAGGTCGTATCTTAAAGCATGGACACGACACAATGGTGTCTTGATCCATGTAGCTGACCCCATTTAATGGGGAAAGGCTTTGTTAAGTAAGCAAGTATATAACAGGACTGGAGAGGAGATTCTCCTTCCAAaacaaacacaaacaaaagaagcAACTTAAGATGAAGCATAGCTTTCCAGTCAGTCAACAAGCTTGGTAAAAGGACAATGAGGCTTACACCAAATAGAGGATAACCGAGATCTTTAATCCTCCCATGTTCTCTGTCTTATGTTATTCTTGTTTTTTTGTTATTCTTCTTTTATCCAAAAAACAGAGGTCGTGCCAAATGTCTAACCCTATCCGCATGTCTAGCTTCTTTGAAAAGCTATTGTTGAATGTGCAAGAATTTTGCTCTAACCAAATATTCCAAACAGTAGCATATATGACGCCACAAAAATTTGGCCTCTTTTCTTCTCCGAAAACCAGTAAAACTAATCAATAAGAACTATTCTACCCTTAAGGTTTTAGGGAATAGCCATATGTGCCTTAGAACCTGAAAAATGTTTTATTAAGCACTCCAATTTGGTCCCTCATTGTTAATGATGGACTACAAGTTTGCCCCTTAATTTGTCTTTTGGACATCAAATTTGGTCCCAGACTTGGTGCATATATTTGCATTGTTTGATATTGGAGAATCTTAGATGTCTAGTTTAGTTTCACATGTAAAATTACATACTAAGTCCAATGAAATTTCCACTCTATTTCTATCTTATAACAGAATATATCCTATGAATAAGCTTTAGTATGCTGTATACTTACACCACTCGATAACTTTCTATGAACAGTAAATGTTATTCTATCCAACCATATTAATGAAAAATTTCAATACATAAATCGTGTATTAAATTTCACAAAATTTAGTAATAATTTGATACTTcatctcattttattttaacaGATAATATCATTTTGAAAACATAAGTGTTAATTATTAGAATACCAATATACTGagtttcagttttttttttttaattttcgttATGCATGATTATGTGTACAAGACTTTGACTATTTGTGTTAATCCTTTTGGGCTATATGCAGTACACTggaattaattattaacttatATCAGTTTTAAACTGTAGAATTTTAGTATCAAGATATTACTGCTACAGGGTAGAATTTAGTGAAGCTAGCTGCTTCTCTTATTAAGTTATTGAGACACTTGATTTGGCATTTCTTTAATACTGACAAATGTGCTGAAAGCATATATCAACCCTTAATGTATGTGCACGCTTGTGTGTGTGTGgttcttttatttattcatttattttttcattgCTTATGCTTCAGAATGGAAAGACAGCACTGGATCTATGCTTATGTTATGGAAAAGATTTCAAATCTTATGAGCTTGCTCAAGTAGTGAAGGTAGTTCCAGCTGACAGTGCTCTATGATGCGCGAGGCGCAGTCAATCAGAATGTGATCGCGATTGAAGTTTGAGTTGCGACATATCTTCTCTTAATAACACTTAAAAATCATAGCATTCAACCATCTTTGGAGGTCCTAGATCTCTCGACCTTGTTCATGAGAGTCTCGATGAAACCTTACTAAATTGATGATTTTTGGAATATATTTGGAGCATAGCTCTAGTTGACAAAATGGTGCTGTTGCGATGCTGTCGAAAGCGAAAACCACCCACATTATGCAGAGATTGAAGTGCAGATCCAGAGTTCCGAGAGAAAATTACCGAATTATCTATAAGATGAGCTGTTCAAGTTCAAGCCACATTGATCTTTCTACTGGATAATTGTTTCAACTAATACTGGGCGGGGGtgaattttttactattaattcTAGCAACTAAAGGTTAAGTTTCTGTTCATGTAAGTATTGCCTTATTGGTAGATTGGTTATAAACTTCAAATGGGAAATTCATATTTGATTAATGatttaattgatttgttacTATGTTTTATTTGTTCAGATTTCTCGagcttttttaattttacttgaAGTATTGGTATGCCTGGCAGCATATACATACACAATACAGATATTTTCACACTTATTCTGTTATTCACTTTATAGTGTCATTAATTGTAGCtgataaatataatttgagCAATTTTGTTTAGCCTTTGAAGGATTCGTTCTTATTGGCCAACCAAAGATATGTAATGCTTAAATCACTTGGTCCCTTGATTAAAAGATCGAGAGATCTTATCTTCTTGATGTTCTTATGAAGAAAGTCACAAAGTGGTTTCTGAAGTTGTATTTAAGACTCAAATTGATTCTGAAGttaatagttatttatttttatccttaaaGATATACGTTGGGACCAAAGTCATCCTGCTAACACTTTTTGTCCATGAGGCGCCACTGAAAAGTTGATTTAGACTAGTTTCTGATATGCTGACAAAGGTAACGGATAGCTGATGTGGTTATAAAAACTTTTTGATGGCAATTTGGTCcctaaacaaaatttaaaaatcctaatccGCAAATTAGGGTCACTATATCCAAAATTTCTTTTGTCATGTGTTCTCGTGGATTGTCTTCTTCATCTCCAAGTTGAAATGATGATGGGTAGCGCGAGTAACGTGGTTGGGAACTCGAACAACCCACACTTCAATGTAGGGGTGTAAGTTACCGAACCGGACCGAAAATTACTGCAAACTGAACCAAAAATTACAACAACCGATTTGAAAATCGaaaaaatcagttttttttTCTGACAAAACTgatcggtttggttcggttttcgGTTGGCTCGATAGAAACCGAACCGAATCAAACCAAACCGAACATATGCATCAATTTCAATATTTTActcttattattttagtttattgaCTATTTTGAACCTCTAATTATTATGATTCATATTTTGCTCATTAgaaattaaaaaccgaaaaaaccgACCAAACCAAACCGCCGttggtttggttcggttcgGTTGTTGTAAAAGTAGCAAACCGAACGGTTGTGTGTCTGTAGGAACCGAATATATCGGTTCGATTGGTTTTCAGTCCAAAatcgaaccaaaccgaaccgatAACACCCCTACTTCAATGGAAGCGTTGTTAGGAGAACCACCAGAAATAGGGAGTCGCGTTTGCCAGATTGGTGTGGATGCATGTTGCGACTGATTTTGCGATAGTCAGGACTGATACTAATCCAGGGAGGCCCTTCTTTGGTTGCCAAAACTATAATGTAAGTAGTTGTTCTTATTTGTTGTGTTTCTGGATAAAATCTTGTCTCATTCACTTCGAATTCTTTTTGGGTATAGATTGTGGGTAAGAGGTGGTGTAGATTGTTTCTGTGGTCAGATAAAATTCAGGAAGAAGATGTGACAACAATTAAAGGCAAAGTAGGTCTTGACAACGAAGAATGGAAGATG
Above is a genomic segment from Arachis stenosperma cultivar V10309 chromosome 1, arast.V10309.gnm1.PFL2, whole genome shotgun sequence containing:
- the LOC130970721 gene encoding ankyrin repeat domain-containing protein EMB506, chloroplastic, whose protein sequence is MGSVATPLLTIQFPATITETIRNSKLGASFNKICRSTGKGILSFSFAGGNHIVGVNFAIKAGKGVSNLKTGQQEGTWEEPDIDSDSESDGEDEETEDENLGFESDWEEEETKTSATTVANIKSTDTNEEHVKREIEQLLDPEERAILQQNVTPNLEKISTEKWIPLHTLALSMQMSCMDKLLEDGFDIDFINKASLTALHKAIIGKKEAVISHLLRKGASPHVKDKVGATPLHYAVQVGAKQTVKLLIKYNVDVNVADNEGWTPLHVAIQSRNRDIAKILLVNGADKTRKTKNGKTALDLCLCYGKDFKSYELAQVVKVVPADSAL